From Cellulophaga lytica DSM 7489, a single genomic window includes:
- a CDS encoding ferritin-like domain-containing protein, whose product MTTYTEQVGTKLNNLLEKTYDAEKGYKKAAENTDHNALKTYFNKRSKERYDFGHELKTEIAKFGEEPEKGGSLTGSMHRAWMDTKAFFSADDAESMLEESIRGEKAAVEEYENVLQDTTLPSSTATVLLKQMNNIKSDLNTIKFLEDIS is encoded by the coding sequence ATGACAACATACACTGAACAAGTAGGAACAAAACTAAACAATTTACTAGAAAAAACATACGATGCTGAAAAAGGATATAAAAAAGCAGCAGAAAACACAGATCATAATGCACTAAAAACATACTTTAACAAACGTAGTAAAGAGCGTTATGACTTTGGCCATGAATTAAAAACAGAGATTGCCAAATTTGGAGAAGAGCCAGAAAAAGGCGGTAGTTTAACTGGTAGTATGCACAGAGCTTGGATGGATACTAAAGCTTTTTTCTCTGCAGATGATGCAGAATCTATGTTAGAAGAATCTATTAGAGGTGAAAAGGCTGCTGTAGAAGAGTATGAAAATGTTTTACAAGACACTACCCTACCATCTAGCACAGCTACAGTTTTATTAAAGCAAATGAACAATATTAAGTCTGACTTAAATACTATTAAGTTTTTAGAAGACATTAGTTAA
- a CDS encoding helix-turn-helix domain-containing protein — MKMNLKFDYNFICKTILQEQLGALNLEYKIHSLSEVEFKKKPTETELQYVTQALEKYGITIIVDQQSALVQRIKELITELINDTEKSRKYNASDYLSEKLNYSYAHLSSVFSETTYSSIENFIILKKIDLAKELIIHKNYTLTEIAHELNYSSVAHLSAQFKKTTGLTPSAFQRIINKRKKNE; from the coding sequence ATGAAAATGAACCTTAAATTTGATTATAACTTTATTTGTAAAACCATTTTACAAGAACAGTTAGGCGCGCTAAATTTAGAGTACAAAATACATAGTTTAAGTGAGGTTGAGTTTAAAAAAAAACCTACAGAAACAGAGTTGCAATATGTAACACAAGCCTTAGAAAAATATGGCATAACAATTATTGTAGACCAGCAAAGTGCTTTAGTACAACGCATTAAAGAATTAATAACAGAGCTTATTAACGATACAGAAAAGTCTAGAAAATACAATGCATCAGACTATTTATCAGAAAAGCTAAATTACTCTTATGCGCACTTGTCTTCTGTGTTTTCAGAAACCACCTACTCATCTATTGAAAATTTTATAATTCTTAAGAAAATAGACTTAGCTAAAGAACTTATTATTCATAAAAATTATACGCTTACAGAAATTGCTCACGAACTTAATTATAGTAGTGTAGCACATTTGTCTGCCCAGTTTAAAAAAACTACGGGCTTAACTCCATCTGCTTTTCAGAGGATTATTAATAAAAGAAAGAAAAATGAATAG
- a CDS encoding helix-turn-helix domain-containing protein: protein MKVINLKTNNIEQDFNQFKEDLGGSLEYTHKEYSLELDNNFATGDIKGVSVNKNISFIEYNLKFAQDTIIVRNTPVTNPIYFLYCAEGQMSHSFGLNGKQRSLNQFQTGIFASDPSKDACFYFRKGQSVTFSNISINTYTEKNDDQADDLLQTQLLKTFMPSKEKEIFAYVGSYNLKIAEKMQQLEAIKQKGIVRQLLIKGIVHTVLALEIEQHNQDKKHGSTNFGSLTRSEMDTVKELSNFIKNYPEIKYTLVYLSKKAGMSPAKLQEGFKLLHNRTVSDFIRNTRVEKAENLLKTTDLNISEIVYTVGLTSRSYFSKIFKEKYNCSPKYYQENQFSTPLTA from the coding sequence ATGAAAGTTATAAATCTTAAGACAAACAATATAGAACAAGACTTTAATCAATTTAAAGAAGATCTAGGCGGAAGTTTAGAGTACACGCACAAAGAGTACTCTTTAGAATTAGATAATAATTTTGCAACGGGAGATATTAAAGGAGTATCTGTAAACAAAAATATATCTTTTATAGAGTATAATTTAAAATTTGCACAAGACACAATTATAGTAAGAAACACGCCAGTTACAAACCCTATTTATTTTTTATACTGTGCAGAAGGGCAAATGAGTCATAGTTTTGGTTTAAACGGTAAGCAAAGGTCTTTAAATCAATTTCAGACAGGTATATTTGCCAGTGACCCAAGCAAAGACGCTTGTTTCTACTTTAGAAAAGGACAATCTGTAACTTTTTCTAACATTAGTATTAATACCTACACAGAAAAAAATGATGACCAAGCTGATGATTTGCTACAAACTCAGCTTTTAAAAACATTTATGCCTTCTAAGGAAAAAGAAATATTTGCATACGTAGGCTCATACAACCTAAAAATTGCAGAAAAAATGCAACAATTAGAAGCTATTAAGCAAAAAGGTATTGTTAGACAATTATTAATAAAAGGAATTGTACATACCGTTTTAGCCTTAGAAATAGAACAACACAACCAAGACAAAAAACACGGTTCTACTAATTTTGGCTCTTTAACAAGAAGTGAAATGGACACTGTTAAAGAATTATCTAACTTTATTAAAAATTACCCAGAAATTAAATATACATTAGTTTATTTAAGTAAAAAAGCGGGTATGTCTCCTGCAAAATTACAAGAAGGGTTTAAGTTATTACATAACCGTACAGTGTCTGACTTTATTAGAAACACAAGAGTAGAAAAAGCAGAGAATTTATTAAAAACTACAGATCTTAATATTTCAGAAATTGTGTATACTGTTGGTTTAACTAGTAGAAGTTATTTTTCTAAAATATTTAAAGAAAAATATAACTGTAGTCCAAAATATTATCAAGAAAATCAATTTTCGACTCCGCTTACTGCTTAA
- a CDS encoding lmo0937 family membrane protein, whose product MKKLLLPLAIILILIWALAFFIYALGYIAHIFLVAATILFILKVLQEK is encoded by the coding sequence ATGAAAAAGCTATTACTACCACTAGCAATAATTTTAATACTAATTTGGGCATTAGCCTTCTTTATTTATGCATTAGGTTATATAGCACATATTTTTTTAGTAGCAGCAACTATACTTTTTATTTTAAAAGTATTGCAAGAAAAATAA
- a CDS encoding ATP-binding protein, with protein sequence MVKSSKIFIVLLILSIALLTFLGSNSYKQIREQEKTAELVVFTLRVETEINTLFSRYAMMQSQVLKNKLQDKVNHTIILNRQKDSALTTFNNLKFLTQDKPNQQKKLQELRTIQESFYAALDELNAYKTDTTLEEQNDAALLHNVSVLMDEIEAIKTTMLGNAEDYLAEQQKQFSTSRLINPITTLFLGMTALVIFLVSFWQINKQRKKNNRTTAFLESVLKNTENIVSYYTPVTNDNNKIIDFKINFINHNIENVLGTKVKEMKGKLLSTILPIQFKNGVFEHLVDCYETGKTQKFKRNHTFNGTDYRFKTSVVKLNNGVLATASDITEEHIIKKNLTATKDQLEAQNLLLLDNRAFLSNVFKSTSNIVTHFKSIRDASEKITDFEILFINDALNEGIKNNIPSELKYKRASEIYPNIFKNGVFEKMVSCIEESRQIEYETQINKNGKTIWLHDTAIKLNDGVTVTSRDITLEKTRAEKLNALYAEIEIQNSIFKDAEEVADIGSYVWYLDTGAAVISDNFYRILGYEPNAFEVTFDNYRKFVHPDDLKRYDKFGKEMVEKGSSNIHTYRIITKSGTIKHIYVNGQNIIKDGRNTSVGVVQDITDSVKTEEKLKAKNQELKRSNAELESFNRVASHDLQEPMRKIQMFISRLSEGELEKLSDRGKMYFNKIDSSANRMQTLIKYLLAYSRINRTKKDFVKIELDTTLHKVLDDLEEMIAETGVVITVNNLPTIKAIPFQMEQLFNNLVNNAIKYRSTTHSPAITIDCEKLPRTKIKEVFDKKRKNYYRITIKDNGIGFEQENAKKIFGLFERLHQKEQYSGTGIGLAICKKIVVNHRGHITATSKLGIGSTFSIYLPA encoded by the coding sequence GTGGTTAAATCTTCTAAAATATTTATTGTATTACTAATTTTATCTATTGCCTTATTAACCTTTTTAGGAAGCAATAGTTACAAACAAATTAGAGAACAAGAAAAAACCGCAGAGTTAGTTGTTTTTACGCTACGGGTAGAGACAGAGATAAATACTCTTTTTTCTAGATATGCTATGATGCAGTCTCAGGTTTTAAAAAATAAACTGCAAGACAAGGTTAACCACACTATTATTTTAAACAGGCAAAAAGACAGTGCTTTAACCACTTTTAATAACCTTAAGTTTTTAACACAAGACAAGCCTAACCAACAAAAAAAACTACAAGAATTACGTACCATACAAGAATCTTTTTATGCGGCATTAGATGAACTTAACGCTTACAAAACTGATACTACTTTAGAAGAGCAGAATGACGCTGCCTTGCTGCACAATGTTTCTGTTTTAATGGATGAAATTGAAGCTATTAAAACTACTATGCTCGGTAATGCAGAAGATTATTTAGCAGAGCAACAAAAACAGTTTTCTACCTCTAGACTTATAAACCCAATTACCACGTTATTTTTAGGTATGACTGCTTTGGTTATTTTTCTAGTCTCGTTTTGGCAAATAAACAAACAACGTAAAAAAAATAACCGCACCACTGCTTTTTTAGAAAGCGTTTTAAAAAATACTGAAAACATTGTTAGTTATTACACTCCTGTAACCAATGACAATAACAAAATAATAGATTTTAAAATTAATTTTATAAACCATAATATAGAAAATGTTTTAGGTACTAAGGTTAAAGAAATGAAAGGTAAATTACTATCTACCATACTACCAATACAATTTAAAAATGGTGTTTTTGAGCATTTAGTAGATTGCTATGAAACCGGCAAAACTCAAAAATTTAAAAGAAATCATACTTTTAACGGTACAGATTACAGATTTAAAACTAGTGTTGTTAAACTAAATAATGGTGTTTTGGCTACTGCTAGTGATATTACAGAAGAGCATATTATAAAGAAAAATTTAACAGCAACTAAAGACCAATTAGAGGCACAAAATTTATTACTGTTAGACAATAGAGCTTTTTTAAGCAATGTTTTTAAAAGCACATCTAACATAGTAACACACTTTAAGTCTATTAGAGATGCATCAGAAAAAATAACAGATTTTGAAATTTTGTTTATAAATGATGCCTTAAATGAAGGTATTAAAAATAATATTCCGTCTGAATTAAAATACAAAAGAGCTTCAGAAATTTATCCTAATATTTTTAAAAATGGTGTTTTTGAAAAAATGGTAAGTTGTATTGAAGAGTCTCGGCAAATAGAGTATGAAACACAAATTAATAAAAACGGAAAAACAATTTGGCTGCATGATACCGCTATAAAACTAAACGACGGTGTAACGGTTACTTCTAGAGACATAACCTTAGAAAAAACAAGAGCCGAAAAACTAAATGCATTATATGCAGAGATTGAAATACAAAACTCTATTTTTAAAGACGCAGAAGAAGTTGCAGATATTGGTAGTTATGTTTGGTACTTAGATACAGGAGCCGCGGTAATATCTGATAACTTTTACCGTATTTTAGGATATGAGCCAAATGCTTTTGAAGTTACTTTTGATAATTACCGTAAGTTTGTTCACCCAGATGATTTAAAAAGGTATGACAAGTTTGGCAAAGAGATGGTAGAAAAAGGAAGCTCTAACATACACACATACCGTATAATTACCAAATCTGGTACAATTAAACATATTTACGTAAACGGCCAAAACATTATTAAAGATGGCAGAAACACTTCTGTAGGTGTTGTACAAGATATTACAGATAGCGTAAAAACCGAAGAAAAACTTAAAGCAAAAAATCAAGAACTAAAACGCTCTAATGCAGAGTTAGAATCTTTTAACCGCGTAGCTAGCCATGACTTGCAAGAACCTATGCGTAAAATACAAATGTTTATCTCTAGATTGTCTGAGGGAGAATTAGAAAAACTATCTGACAGAGGAAAAATGTATTTTAATAAAATTGATAGTTCTGCCAATAGAATGCAAACATTAATTAAATATCTATTAGCTTACTCTAGAATTAATAGAACTAAAAAAGATTTTGTAAAAATTGAATTAGACACTACGCTACATAAAGTTTTAGACGATTTAGAAGAAATGATTGCAGAAACTGGTGTTGTCATTACTGTAAATAATTTACCTACAATTAAAGCTATTCCTTTTCAAATGGAACAGCTGTTTAACAACTTAGTAAATAATGCTATAAAATACAGGTCTACCACGCATAGCCCAGCAATTACAATTGATTGCGAAAAGCTACCACGCACAAAAATTAAAGAAGTCTTTGATAAAAAAAGAAAAAACTATTACCGCATAACTATAAAAGACAACGGTATTGGTTTTGAGCAAGAAAATGCTAAAAAAATATTTGGTCTTTTTGAACGTCTACATCAAAAAGAACAATATTCTGGTACAGGAATAGGCCTAGCTATATGTAAAAAAATAGTAGTAAACCACAGAGGTCATATTACAGCTACAAGTAAACTTGGTATTGGGTCTACATTTAGTATTTACTTACCTGCTTAA
- a CDS encoding response regulator, giving the protein MAVDIMNIVLADDDSDDRLLFEEAIEEIDVKTNLSLFKDGKELIDYLVLPEAVLPEIVFLDLNMPVKNGMQCLKEIRNNDTLKDLCVAIYSTSSSEQDIEETFVNGANIYINKPNSFSALKKVIEKIVKINWQYHTSALNRDNFLLRL; this is encoded by the coding sequence ATGGCGGTAGATATTATGAATATAGTTTTAGCCGATGATGACTCTGACGATCGCTTATTGTTTGAGGAGGCTATTGAAGAAATTGATGTAAAAACAAACCTATCTTTATTTAAAGATGGTAAGGAACTTATAGATTATTTAGTGCTACCTGAGGCTGTTTTGCCCGAAATTGTTTTTTTAGATTTAAATATGCCCGTTAAAAACGGAATGCAATGTTTAAAAGAAATACGTAACAATGACACGCTTAAAGATTTGTGCGTTGCTATTTACTCTACATCATCATCAGAACAAGATATTGAAGAAACTTTTGTAAATGGAGCAAACATTTACATTAATAAACCTAACAGTTTTTCTGCCTTAAAAAAGGTTATAGAAAAAATAGTGAAAATAAATTGGCAATACCATACCTCTGCCCTTAACAGAGATAACTTTTTATTGCGTTTATAA
- a CDS encoding Dps family protein, with translation MEATETAIGIKKDNRKAVVKMLKQLLADEYVMYTKYRNAHWNVEGLDFHSKHVFFEEEYGKLENTIDEVAERIRMLGFYSPGSMQQFIELSGLKENGPDQNDSASFMEVLLEDHQTIIKFIRESIGENAEAHNDEGTADFITAILQMHEQMAWMLRSSLKTFK, from the coding sequence ATGGAAGCAACAGAGACAGCTATTGGAATAAAAAAAGATAATAGGAAAGCTGTAGTAAAAATGTTAAAGCAATTACTTGCAGATGAGTATGTAATGTACACCAAATACAGAAATGCTCACTGGAATGTAGAGGGTTTAGATTTTCATAGTAAACACGTATTTTTTGAAGAAGAGTACGGTAAGTTAGAAAATACTATTGATGAAGTAGCAGAACGTATACGTATGTTAGGTTTTTACTCACCAGGAAGTATGCAACAATTTATAGAGTTGTCTGGGTTAAAAGAAAACGGACCAGACCAAAATGATAGTGCTAGTTTTATGGAGGTTTTATTAGAAGATCACCAAACAATAATTAAATTTATTAGAGAGAGTATTGGAGAAAATGCTGAGGCACATAATGATGAAGGTACAGCAGATTTTATTACGGCAATATTGCAAATGCATGAGCAAATGGCTTGGATGTTACGTTCATCTTTAAAAACATTTAAATAA
- a CDS encoding TerC family protein, which yields MLEIFSSADAWIALLTLTFLEIILGIDNIVFISIAAGKLPKDQQKKATNLGLLMAMVQRIILLLGVSFLVGLKEPFYTINTSWLEVGISWQGIILFFGGLFLLYKSTSEIHEKIDEPGEEEEELKAKKITSLPKAIMQIVLIDFIFSIDSILTAVGMTNGIGTHENHSLILMIIAVVISICVMMLFANSIREFISKHPSMQLLALSFLILIGFMLITEAAHLSGTVLFGKSIGAIPKGYLYFAIAFSLLVEFLNMKLKKNSTKNK from the coding sequence ATGTTAGAGATTTTTTCTAGTGCAGATGCTTGGATAGCATTATTAACTTTAACTTTTTTAGAAATTATATTGGGTATAGATAATATTGTATTTATATCTATTGCAGCAGGTAAATTACCTAAGGACCAACAAAAAAAAGCAACCAATTTAGGTTTGTTAATGGCAATGGTACAACGTATTATTTTACTATTAGGTGTTTCCTTTTTAGTAGGATTAAAAGAACCTTTTTATACCATTAATACATCATGGTTAGAAGTTGGTATTAGCTGGCAAGGAATAATATTGTTTTTTGGAGGACTTTTTTTATTGTATAAAAGTACCTCAGAAATACACGAAAAAATAGATGAACCAGGGGAAGAGGAAGAAGAATTAAAAGCTAAAAAAATTACATCTCTACCAAAAGCTATAATGCAAATAGTACTTATAGACTTTATTTTTTCTATAGATTCTATATTAACAGCTGTAGGTATGACTAATGGTATTGGTACTCATGAAAACCACTCTTTAATATTAATGATAATAGCTGTTGTAATATCTATATGTGTAATGATGCTGTTTGCCAATAGCATAAGAGAGTTTATTAGCAAACACCCATCTATGCAATTGTTGGCACTGTCCTTTTTAATATTAATAGGTTTTATGCTAATAACCGAAGCTGCACATTTATCTGGTACCGTATTGTTTGGTAAAAGTATTGGAGCTATACCAAAAGGGTATTTGTATTTTGCTATTGCTTTTTCATTACTAGTAGAGTTTTTAAATATGAAGTTAAAGAAAAACTCTACTAAAAATAAGTAG